DNA from Micromonospora sp. M71_S20:
GCCAGACCTGCTCCCGCGACTCGCTGATGAGCTCAACGTGCCGATCGCCTTCTTCGTCGCCGGCCGGCCGCACGCCCGTATCGACGCGTCGGGGGCGCACTTCCGTAGCCTCCGCACCGCACGGGCATGGCAGCGGGACAAGGCGATCGCTCATGTCAATCAGGTGGGTGAGCTCACGTTGGCGCTGGAGAAACGCGTGCAGTTGCCTCTGGTCGACCTGCCTGGGTTCGCCGGCGGGGAGATGCATTCCGGTGTCGAGCTTCCCCGTTCCCCGGTCGAGGCCGCCCGGGCGCTGCGTGCCTACTGGGGGCTGGGGGCGGGCCCGATACCGCATCTGGTCCGGCACCTGGAGGCACATGGCATCGTGGTCAACACTCCACCGCCGGATCATGCCGACCGGGAGGTGGATGCGTTCTCCACCGCCTACCTAAGGCCGATCATGGTGCTCACCGCGAACCGCACCGACGACATCTACCGGTACCGGTTCACTGGTGCCCACGAACTCGGGCACTTGGTCTTACACGGCGACACCGCACCCGGTGACACACAGCATGAACGGGAAGCCGACACGTTCGCCGCAGAGTTCCTGACCCCCCGCTCCAGCATCCTGCCGGAACTGCCCCCTCGCGCCGATCTGCGTCGGCTCGCCGAACTGCAGCGGATCTGGGGAGTCAGCATCGACTCCCTGTTATATCGCTGCCGGGAGGTCGGTCTGCTGTCCGATCAGGCTGCCGGCCGCGCCTGGCGCCGGCTGGCGCAGCTGCGGCAGGAGACGGGTTTCGCCACCGAGTCGGTAGACCGTTATCCCGGTGAACAGCCGGTCATGCTGCGGCAGGCGTTCGAACTCGCCGCACAGGAGACCGGGCTGACCGTTCCTGCGCTGGCTCAGGAACTCGGCTGGTCGGTGGAACGAACCCGCGAAGTCCTCGGGCTGGTGCATCAGCGTCCGGTGCTGCGGCTGGTTCCCTGACATCCTCGCCGCCGCGGGTTGTGTGAGGGAGCCGAGCGACGACCTCGGGTCTTGCTCTGCTGTCTGCCTCTGTCGACAGCGGTCCCGGCGACGCCTTCCCTTCCACCACCCAGGCCACGCCGTTCCGATCAAGTCGCTCGAGTGTCATGATTGCGGACCGACCGGTCACGTAGGACGCAGCGCAGACCACCGCTCCTCGCCGAAGCCGTCTTCTTGACACTCCCGAGGGTGGGCTTCCGGGCGGTGCTCCTTGGCATTGGGGCCATGGTCGTGCTGACCTGCTGTGAGGTGCGGTGGCCGCGCGGTGTCAGTTGGCGCTGACCGGCTAGCGTTGCGCGCGACCGGTAATCGTGGAAGTAGGTGCCGGCCCGGGTGGTCGCTGCTGAGATGTCGGCAGGTTATTGGATCTCGTGCTGAACACGTGGGGAAGCTCGCTATGACCGAAGGTACGGCTGAGGTTGCCGGCCACGATGACGCTGCTGAGCACGCAGTTGTCGAGTACGAGCGGGCCGAGGTTGAGAGGTTCGCCCAAGGGCTGCCCTGGGACGACGTCGTGTCAGGTGACTGGTTCGCGAAGCTGCTCGCGCACGCACTGCATACCTACACCGCGAAGGCCAACGCGCAGTATTTCCGGGACCGATATCCGGGAATGCCGATCGACGGTGTCGTCGATGAGCGGATCAGGGCGGCGGCCCGGAACGCGGCGATCAAAGGCGGACTGTCGGCTAGCGCGTACTCGGCTGCCGTCGTTACCACGATCGGATCCCGCGGAGGCGCATCCCGAGCCGCGTTGCCAGCCGCAGCCGCGTCGCTAATC
Protein-coding regions in this window:
- a CDS encoding ImmA/IrrE family metallo-endopeptidase — protein: MKRTGNRQLSLLPGAEADAAPTPGAVAQVFDPARLTQARHLAGKTKKEVAEAVGVTPAAVGQYEAGVTKPRPDLLPRLADELNVPIAFFVAGRPHARIDASGAHFRSLRTARAWQRDKAIAHVNQVGELTLALEKRVQLPLVDLPGFAGGEMHSGVELPRSPVEAARALRAYWGLGAGPIPHLVRHLEAHGIVVNTPPPDHADREVDAFSTAYLRPIMVLTANRTDDIYRYRFTGAHELGHLVLHGDTAPGDTQHEREADTFAAEFLTPRSSILPELPPRADLRRLAELQRIWGVSIDSLLYRCREVGLLSDQAAGRAWRRLAQLRQETGFATESVDRYPGEQPVMLRQAFELAAQETGLTVPALAQELGWSVERTREVLGLVHQRPVLRLVP